Within the Gammaproteobacteria bacterium genome, the region ATTTCTTTTGACGTCGCCGCTGATTAATGAAGTAGCCGTATTGCTTTTGTTGAGCTTGGTGGGATGGGAGATAACACTTATTTATGTGTTAGTTGGATTGGCAGTAGGAATTACAGGTGGAATATTTCTCGATCTTATCCATGCCGAAAAACTTTTACAACCCTTTGCGCTTAAGGCCTATCAATCGGCAAAGCCGACGGTTAACAGAGACACTAGAAGACCAACGCTATCGTTTAGGGAGAGGCATGAATTCGCCAAACAAGAATTACTGGATATTTTGAGTCGTGTTTGGAAATGGGTTTTTATCGGTGTGGGCCTTGGCGCTGCACTACACGGCTTTGTGCCAATTTCCTGGATAGAGGCGAACCTTGGAAGCGGGCAATGGTGGTCTGTTCCCCTAGCTGTTCTCCTCGGTATTCCGCTCTATTCAAATGCTACTGGTGTTATCCCAATAATGGAAAGCTTGATCGCAAAAGGCCTGCCGATTGGAACCACATTGGCGTTTTGCATGAGTACCGTAGCCGCAAGTTTTCCGGAATTCATATTGCTGAAGCAGGTTATGACATGGGGGTTGCTCGTGATTATTTTTGCGCTCCTGCTGGCATCCTTTACCGTAGTAGGATGGACTCTAAATGCAATTCATTTCAACTAGGAGATGCCAATGAAAGAAATTAAAGTGTTAGGCAGTGGTTGTGCCAAGTGCATTAAGACGGCAGAATTTATTCAATCGGTTGCCGCCGAATACAACATTCCCGTCAATGTAGTTAAAGAAACCAGTCCAGAAGTAATAATGGGCTATGGGGTAATGAGTACTCCAGCTGTTGTTGTCGATGATATTTTAATGCACTCAGGGTCGATTCCTGATAGGAAAAAGGTAGAAAGTTGGTTGAAATAGACATCCAGGTTGGCCTGATCGGGTCGCCGGGGTTTTCTCTCCCCAACTCCCACAGCACCCAGCATGCGAGGGATCAGGGGGTCAGGTCTTGTCCCGTGACTGCGACTCGAGTAGACTGCCGCCATGGCCAGACCGCTACGTATAGGGTTTACCGGAGCGCTTTACCACGTCACATCCCGCGGGGACGGCGAGACGATATATTCCTGGGCGATGACGATCGGGAACTTTGGTTAGAGGTCTTGGAACAAGTCTGCGAGCGCTTCAACTGGATAGTCCACGCCTACTGTCAAATGGGGAACAACTGGCACCTCCTCGTCGAAACTCCCGACAGCAACCTCTCCAAAGGCATGCGTCAATTGAACGGCGTCTATACCCAGCGATTCAACCGGACCCATAATCGAGAGATTGGCGAGCATGTTGGACTACCTTATTCAAGGATCAGCAGAATTGTGAATCTACCTGAAAAGGCACGAGACAAGACCTGACCCCGTTTATGCGTTTATGCCGCGTTGCCTGGTTGACGCCACTGGGTGTCTCGGGCAACTCCGAGGTCGATGCGCCCTACACGATATCGGTGATCCGATTGCAGTGACCGGATCCCGTGAATGCGGGAAGACAGATCCCTCTCCCCAGAAATCCATCTATCCACCGAGAAAGACGCGGATATGCGCTTCGACGCTCCGTGCCAGGGCATGCAGTTCGTAACCACCTTCCAGTGAAGAGACGATCCTGCCCCCAGCGCTTTCCCGGGCGATCTCCAGCAGTTTTCGGGTGATCCAGGCATAGTCGAACTCGAGCAGATTGAGGTGCGCCATGTCTTCGGCGCGATGTCCGTCGAATCCCGCGGAAATCAGGACGAGCTGCGGCGCGAATTCGGCAAGCCTCGGCAACCATGCCGCCGTGAGGGCTTCCCGGAACATTTCCCCGTCCGTTCCAGAGGCCAGCGGGACGTTGACG harbors:
- a CDS encoding thioredoxin family protein produces the protein MKEIKVLGSGCAKCIKTAEFIQSVAAEYNIPVNVVKETSPEVIMGYGVMSTPAVVVDDILMHSGSIPDRKKVESWLK
- a CDS encoding permease gives rise to the protein MLTIFTELADWTTFALFGLAPHSKLGGAVHFFIEDTAKIFFLLVVMIYFIALIRASLNIEKVRGYLAGKNRFIGYFMGSIFGALTPFCSCSSIPVFLGFTSGGIPVGITMSFLLTSPLINEVAVLLLLSLVGWEITLIYVLVGLAVGITGGIFLDLIHAEKLLQPFALKAYQSAKPTVNRDTRRPTLSFRERHEFAKQELLDILSRVWKWVFIGVGLGAALHGFVPISWIEANLGSGQWWSVPLAVLLGIPLYSNATGVIPIMESLIAKGLPIGTTLAFCMSTVAASFPEFILLKQVMTWGLLVIIFALLLASFTVVGWTLNAIHFN